Proteins encoded together in one Micromonospora auratinigra window:
- a CDS encoding DUF5753 domain-containing protein, whose translation MKGLATETKSKGWWHAYGDAVPSWFELYVGLESAAAKLRQYQETVIPGLLQAQEYIRALARIDQPAATDEDREHAVQVRLQRQNLLDRRLPEPPRLDAVISEAVLRRRVGSQSVMIGQLTGLLSASERTNVSVRVVPLAAGPHLGAVAGSFVILDFPATKGGRTAPEPSVVYSESLTGALYLDKPAELRGL comes from the coding sequence ATGAAGGGGCTGGCCACGGAGACGAAGTCGAAGGGCTGGTGGCACGCGTACGGCGACGCGGTGCCGAGCTGGTTCGAGCTCTACGTCGGCCTGGAATCCGCCGCAGCCAAGCTCCGCCAGTACCAGGAGACGGTCATCCCGGGACTACTGCAAGCTCAGGAGTACATCCGGGCGCTGGCGCGCATTGATCAGCCCGCCGCCACGGACGAAGACCGCGAACATGCCGTCCAGGTACGCCTGCAACGGCAGAATTTGCTGGACCGCCGGTTGCCCGAGCCGCCTCGGTTGGACGCAGTCATTTCGGAGGCGGTGTTGCGACGCCGGGTCGGTAGTCAGAGCGTCATGATTGGGCAACTCACCGGGCTCCTCTCGGCCTCGGAGCGGACCAACGTGTCGGTGCGGGTTGTGCCCCTGGCCGCCGGGCCCCACCTCGGTGCCGTCGCGGGGTCCTTCGTCATTCTGGACTTCCCGGCCACGAAGGGCGGCCGAACCGCACCGGAGCCGTCGGTCGTCTACAGCGAATCACTCACGGGGGCGTTGTACCTCGACAAGCCCGCCGAGCTACGGGGCTTATGA
- a CDS encoding HAD family hydrolase → MKLFVWDLHGVLEQGNDRAVVDISNEVLSTFGYESRFTYEDGRLLYGKKWYEYFAFLLPEEAHQRHLELQDACFILSEERPELQYRWMTPTPHVRTVLDAIAARHQQIVISNTRPGTLDMFLKLLDLTDYFVPGRAFAVDQHVLDVKTTKLDVLAGYLAGQSRFEEVVIVGDSASDMRLAEVAGGVTFLFAHPGFALRNCPADFKIRDLRQVLHRV, encoded by the coding sequence GTGAAACTCTTTGTCTGGGACCTGCACGGGGTACTCGAGCAGGGCAACGACCGAGCCGTGGTGGACATCTCCAACGAGGTCCTGTCGACCTTCGGATACGAGTCTCGGTTCACCTACGAGGATGGTCGGCTGCTCTACGGCAAGAAGTGGTACGAGTATTTCGCGTTCCTCCTGCCGGAGGAGGCGCACCAGCGTCACCTGGAGCTGCAGGACGCGTGCTTCATCCTGTCGGAGGAGCGGCCTGAGCTGCAGTATCGGTGGATGACACCGACGCCGCACGTGAGGACTGTGTTGGACGCGATCGCCGCCCGCCATCAGCAGATCGTCATCTCCAACACCCGCCCCGGCACGCTCGACATGTTCCTCAAACTGCTGGACCTGACTGACTACTTCGTGCCGGGGCGTGCGTTCGCAGTCGACCAGCACGTCCTGGATGTGAAGACCACCAAGTTGGACGTCCTCGCCGGCTATCTGGCCGGGCAGTCGCGCTTCGAGGAGGTGGTGATCGTGGGAGATTCGGCCAGTGACATGCGACTGGCGGAGGTGGCCGGTGGGGTCACCTTCCTCTTCGCCCACCCCGGTTTTGCATTACGCAATTGCCCTGCGGACTTCAAAATCCGGGACCTCCGTCAGGTTCTGCATCGCGTGTAG
- a CDS encoding DUF6308 family protein — protein MPAGRRLDLLRGELGRAVSAELVKIPIDVELGEDDAHAYIADGGAADTAWQLLRGATGIDWVIAGKLLARKRPKLVPVYDRVVSCAYGSADGFWEWLHGKLLEDGGVLARRLDTLHQEAYLPEMVSRLRVLDVVFWMRHRPAHLASGGSGLQQPNPLER, from the coding sequence ATCCCTGCGGGGCGGCGGCTCGACCTGCTGCGGGGCGAGCTCGGCCGGGCCGTGTCGGCGGAACTGGTCAAGATCCCGATCGACGTGGAGCTGGGCGAGGACGACGCGCATGCGTACATCGCTGACGGCGGCGCCGCGGATACCGCCTGGCAGCTGCTTCGGGGCGCGACCGGTATCGACTGGGTCATCGCAGGCAAACTGCTCGCCCGCAAGCGCCCGAAGCTGGTCCCGGTGTACGACCGCGTCGTGTCCTGCGCCTATGGCAGCGCGGACGGCTTCTGGGAATGGCTGCACGGCAAGCTCCTTGAAGACGGCGGCGTGCTGGCGAGGCGGCTCGACACACTGCACCAGGAGGCCTACCTGCCGGAGATGGTCAGCCGGCTGCGGGTGCTCGACGTCGTCTTCTGGATGCGGCACCGACCCGCCCACCTCGCCAGCGGCGGCAGCGGCCTGCAGCAGCCCAACCCGTTGGAGCGCTGA
- a CDS encoding B12-binding domain-containing radical SAM protein, whose protein sequence is MAARSGFQVEVLDLNILLLRRFGNRAVRPSHTLGDHGKDRSGVAAAAQWLFDHTGLRDTAPLHLPDTADPVAGMHYPLAAISDAITAAAGDPIPWRAWLEEHLRATCDRPPAIVGVSLMGPSQVFVGLLVLRVAKEIWPATTTVLGGSHVTLLRESLERDPALRDGVDLVLTGHCEDEFVTVLARLSARPIRRPLAPAQPPTRAPFEYLPTFGERQLAHYDRQQITLPVQFTRGCSYGRCTFCTYPVVEPQPTALHVEAASHTIGALVRTYGIRRFSLKDSLFTAPMLNALAHTLRQDLATEVRWSATTKASRALIPLAPLLAASGLATLEIGVETINPTGQRLFDKRADPTMLQELILALAEAGITVVTNLIFGFPGEREEEAQAQLQWFLRLQAAAPPGRVDCSLNMLEMVRGAPMVAHPPAGVELHGVAPWAFSYAWNTPAWRRHFSARLQRVERARGDALTAASGPPSRGGAPAGGS, encoded by the coding sequence GTGGCGGCGCGCAGCGGGTTCCAGGTCGAGGTGCTGGACCTGAACATCCTCCTACTCAGGCGCTTCGGCAACCGAGCGGTCCGCCCCAGCCACACCCTCGGCGACCACGGCAAGGACCGTTCGGGCGTCGCCGCCGCCGCTCAATGGCTTTTCGACCACACGGGGCTGCGCGACACTGCCCCACTGCACCTGCCCGACACCGCCGACCCGGTGGCCGGGATGCACTATCCACTGGCCGCCATCAGCGATGCCATCACTGCGGCCGCCGGCGACCCCATACCCTGGCGGGCCTGGCTCGAAGAACACTTGCGCGCCACCTGCGACCGGCCCCCGGCCATCGTCGGTGTGTCCCTCATGGGGCCCTCGCAAGTCTTCGTCGGGCTGCTCGTGCTGCGCGTAGCGAAGGAGATCTGGCCCGCAACGACCACCGTGCTCGGAGGCAGTCACGTCACCTTGCTGCGAGAATCCCTCGAACGTGACCCCGCGCTGCGGGACGGCGTCGACCTGGTGCTCACCGGTCACTGCGAGGACGAGTTCGTCACCGTGTTGGCGCGCCTCAGCGCACGCCCCATCCGGCGGCCACTGGCACCGGCGCAGCCACCCACCCGCGCCCCGTTCGAGTACCTCCCCACCTTCGGTGAGCGGCAGCTCGCGCACTACGACCGGCAGCAGATCACCCTGCCGGTGCAGTTCACCCGCGGATGCTCCTACGGCCGGTGCACCTTCTGCACCTACCCGGTGGTCGAACCGCAGCCCACCGCGCTGCACGTCGAGGCCGCAAGCCACACGATCGGTGCCCTCGTGCGCACGTACGGGATCCGCCGGTTCTCCCTGAAGGACTCCCTGTTCACCGCCCCAATGCTGAACGCCCTCGCACATACGCTGCGGCAGGACCTGGCAACCGAGGTCCGCTGGAGCGCCACCACGAAGGCCAGCCGCGCACTCATTCCGCTCGCACCGCTACTGGCAGCCTCAGGGCTCGCCACGCTGGAGATCGGGGTCGAGACGATCAACCCGACCGGTCAACGCCTCTTCGACAAACGAGCCGACCCCACCATGCTGCAGGAACTGATCCTCGCCCTGGCAGAGGCGGGCATCACGGTGGTCACCAACCTGATCTTCGGTTTCCCCGGCGAACGGGAAGAGGAAGCTCAGGCACAACTGCAGTGGTTCCTGCGCCTACAGGCAGCAGCGCCACCCGGCCGGGTGGACTGCTCGCTGAACATGCTGGAGATGGTTCGCGGCGCACCGATGGTCGCCCACCCGCCGGCGGGAGTCGAACTGCACGGCGTGGCCCCCTGGGCGTTCAGCTACGCCTGGAACACGCCCGCCTGGCGACGTCACTTCAGCGCCCGCCTGCAGCGGGTGGAACGGGCGCGCGGCGACGCGCTCACGGCGGCTTCCGGACCACCCAGCCGCGGTGGTGCGCCTGCTGGAGGATCTTGA
- a CDS encoding NACHT domain-containing protein has translation MKRTPRTVLVIAVTGVLSVATVLTGLITNEASAQQRWPGWLEAIRAHAWQSLGALALLLVGLTVALVVLPEGVRRTPGGPDDPLDGDVTPPVAAAGGPVGDPTVLPEEHREAREARLTRLSAEMVSRLGRRRTAYPLDLSLAELHRMDLFVPGRLVRYHERTPETGEPAVAALVARLRAGESVLLLGEPGSGKSLSLYGVGLALQRAGLRPIPLRALDAVEVVGELRSAGLTPVGAADAVLLVDGLDEASELADGGPLAAALLDLLAHAPALVTSRTREYEEWIAFETTGISFDEVFVLRGWSVEIEFADYLGRLQRHGLIADPDLYRTVVASQRLTRLVQRPLYARMLTFIGPDAATRISSASNLYGEYLNRLGHTTDFAVHGSHPGWGGQALAIWQAAAWLVHTRDLPADAIPMAELFSALATGSARGAQIRALDQVIDRRTLHGTQVGEFLHYSFYEYLLARHIADRLLSGLSPEEAVGLLRRDLTREVRHHLIGQLQELADRGLGERLCGLYRQLRDEPGLDAADRLTVCNLLVYLISRTSPAAPEQLDALLHRERDEFLLSAILWALCHHRSDVALARFFSLLQYDPEFRACSRGYVLYYYGDVRAGRPPFLDRPPYVPHERTTSRVLAMFESQTFQAIPAQRRYVDLYTFMDIYLVRCETIGGRSLSTLRAAVDALSGQGMTQAMEDKLSEMLQTISRRPIADANPTSFAE, from the coding sequence ATGAAGAGAACACCGCGAACGGTGCTGGTCATCGCGGTCACCGGCGTCTTGTCTGTCGCGACCGTGCTGACGGGCCTAATCACCAATGAGGCATCGGCCCAGCAGCGGTGGCCCGGCTGGCTGGAGGCGATCCGTGCCCACGCCTGGCAGTCGCTCGGCGCCTTGGCGCTGCTGCTGGTCGGGTTGACCGTCGCTCTGGTGGTGTTGCCGGAGGGCGTACGGAGGACCCCGGGCGGCCCGGACGATCCGCTGGACGGCGATGTGACGCCACCGGTGGCGGCGGCGGGAGGGCCGGTGGGCGACCCGACCGTTCTGCCTGAGGAGCATCGGGAGGCGCGGGAGGCGCGGCTGACCCGTCTGTCTGCGGAGATGGTCAGCCGGCTGGGTCGGCGGCGCACCGCGTATCCCCTCGATCTGAGCCTGGCCGAGTTGCATCGGATGGATTTGTTCGTGCCGGGCCGGCTGGTCCGCTATCACGAGCGGACGCCGGAGACGGGCGAGCCGGCGGTGGCGGCGCTGGTGGCTCGCCTGCGTGCCGGTGAGTCGGTGCTCCTGCTGGGTGAGCCGGGTTCCGGGAAGAGCCTGTCGCTCTACGGTGTCGGGCTGGCGTTGCAGCGGGCCGGATTGCGGCCGATTCCGTTACGTGCGCTGGACGCCGTGGAGGTTGTCGGTGAGCTGCGCAGCGCGGGGCTCACCCCGGTGGGGGCGGCGGATGCGGTGCTGCTGGTGGACGGCCTGGACGAGGCGAGCGAGTTGGCCGACGGCGGGCCGCTCGCCGCGGCGCTGCTGGATCTGCTCGCACATGCACCGGCCCTGGTCACATCCCGCACGAGGGAGTACGAGGAGTGGATCGCCTTCGAGACGACCGGCATCAGCTTCGATGAGGTGTTCGTGCTGCGGGGTTGGTCGGTGGAGATCGAGTTCGCCGACTACCTGGGCAGGCTCCAACGGCACGGACTGATCGCCGATCCGGATCTGTATCGGACGGTGGTCGCGTCGCAGCGGTTGACCCGACTCGTGCAGCGCCCGCTCTACGCCCGGATGCTCACCTTCATCGGCCCGGACGCGGCGACGCGCATCAGTAGCGCGAGCAACCTTTACGGCGAGTACCTGAACCGGCTGGGGCACACGACAGACTTCGCCGTGCACGGCAGTCACCCTGGGTGGGGCGGCCAGGCGCTGGCGATCTGGCAGGCGGCGGCCTGGCTCGTGCACACCCGGGATCTGCCGGCGGACGCGATTCCGATGGCCGAGCTGTTCTCCGCGCTCGCTACCGGCAGCGCACGCGGCGCGCAGATCCGGGCGCTTGATCAGGTGATCGACCGGCGCACGCTGCACGGCACTCAGGTCGGCGAGTTCTTGCACTATTCGTTCTACGAGTACCTGCTGGCGCGGCACATCGCGGACCGACTGCTGTCCGGCCTCTCGCCTGAGGAGGCGGTCGGGTTGTTGCGGCGGGACCTGACCAGGGAGGTCAGGCACCATCTGATCGGCCAGTTGCAGGAGTTGGCCGATCGCGGTCTCGGCGAGCGGCTGTGCGGGTTGTACCGGCAGTTGCGCGACGAGCCGGGCCTGGATGCGGCCGACCGGCTCACGGTGTGCAACCTGTTGGTCTATCTGATTTCGCGGACCAGTCCGGCGGCGCCGGAGCAGTTGGACGCGCTGCTGCACCGCGAGCGCGACGAGTTCCTGCTGAGCGCGATCTTGTGGGCGTTGTGTCACCACCGGTCGGATGTGGCGTTGGCGCGCTTCTTTTCGCTGCTGCAGTACGACCCGGAGTTTCGGGCCTGCAGCCGCGGCTACGTTCTCTACTACTACGGCGACGTGAGGGCGGGCCGGCCGCCGTTTCTGGACCGGCCGCCGTACGTGCCGCACGAGCGCACCACGAGCCGAGTGTTGGCGATGTTCGAGAGCCAGACCTTCCAGGCAATCCCCGCACAACGCCGCTACGTCGACCTGTACACCTTCATGGACATCTATCTTGTGCGCTGTGAGACCATCGGTGGCCGTTCCCTGTCCACGCTTCGGGCGGCCGTCGATGCGCTGTCCGGGCAGGGGATGACGCAGGCAATGGAAGACAAGCTGTCCGAGATGCTGCAGACGATCTCCCGTCGGCCCATAGCGGACGCAAATCCGACGTCGTTTGCCGAGTGA